TCGCGACCGACCTGGCCGATGGGCCGCTGGCGCGCGCGCGCGGCACGGCGAGCGGCGTGGGCCGCGCGCTCGACCACGCGTCGGACTTCGCGTTCGTGGACTCCGGCCTCGCGGCCGCGGCCTCGCGCGGGCTCGTGCCCTGGCTCCTGCCCGTGCTGGTGGCCGTGGCCTTCGCGCAGTACGTGG
This genomic window from Myxococcota bacterium contains:
- a CDS encoding CDP-alcohol phosphatidyltransferase family protein codes for the protein MANLLTLVRLFAVAPFAWWVARGDAPVWAATLFCVAIATDLADGPLARARGTASGVGRALDHASDFAFVDSGLAAAASRGLVPWLLPVLVAVAFAQYV